One region of Zingiber officinale cultivar Zhangliang chromosome 7B, Zo_v1.1, whole genome shotgun sequence genomic DNA includes:
- the LOC122004841 gene encoding uncharacterized protein LOC122004841 isoform X1, which produces MVAAAVTAVASVSHHRHVCVCHVARPNLQPVPRHMSPVALARRSRVLISRAKFDKFDAVADGPPPTPESPTSEISAVAEGLELDEDSDLPSDLEGAIRQSSLASALFVSSGGMRAIVELLIPQMQFLDDEGAQAELWELSKIFLESFMEELGNQKVKAIFPDAGAAALLKYQWKDAEFGFSSLGDRKPVDNEDEVVVMVVPDYQMLENVERIASLLSADPPRPLIMWNPRLVSEDVGVGINVRNLRRYFLSTFTPVYSMRPLPSGAVFRCYPGMWKVFYDDVNRPGRYLLAKEQPRRPDATDIEIIFGNLDEKSAEPSFLDKALSIFTSFNRFVKAISR; this is translated from the exons ATGGTCGCGGCTGCCGTCACCGCCGTCGCTTCCGTATCCCACCACCGCCATGTATGCGTTTGCCACGTCGCTCGTCCCAACCTCCAACCTGTCCCTCGCCACATGTCTCCCGTCGCCCTCGCGCGCCGCTCGAGAGTCCTAATTTCTCGAGCCAAGTTCGATAAGTTTGACGCCGTCGCCGATGGTCCTCCGCCTACGCCGGAAAGCCCTACTTCGGAGATCTCTGCAGTAGCGGAAGGGTTGGAGTTAGATGAAGACAG TGACTTGCCTTCGGATTTGGAGGGTGCGATCAGGCAGTCAAGCCTAGCAAGTGCTTTGTTTGTATCATCAGGTGGAATGCGAGCTATT GTGGAACTTCTAATTCCTCAAATGCAATTTCTTGACGATGAAGGTGCTCAAGCTGAGTTATGGGAGCTTTCAAAGATCTTTTTGGAGTCATTTATGGAAGAATTAGGAAATCAG AAGGTAAAAGCCATTTTTCCAGATGCTGGAGCAGCTGCTCTTCTGAAATATCAGTGGAAGGATGCTGAATTTGGTTTCTCCAG CTTAGGTGACCGGAAGCCTGTTGACAATGAGGATGAAGTTGTTGTCATGGTTGTTCCTGATTATCAGATGTTGGAAAATGTTGAAAGAATTGCGTCTCTTCTATCAGCAGACCCA CCAAGACCCCTTATCATGTGGAACCCCCGGCTTGTTAGCGAAGATGTTGGAGTTGGAATCAATGTTCGGAATCTACGTAGATATTTCTTAAG CACTTTCACTCCCGTTTACTCGATGAGGCCATTGCCTTCTGGAGCAGTCTTTAGGTGTTATCCTGG GATGTGGAAAGTGTTCTATGACGATGTAAATAGACCAGGCAGATATTTGCTGGCCAAAGAACAGCCCAGGCGTCCAGATGCAACAGATATTGAG ATTATATTTGGAAATCTGGATGAGAAGTCAGCAGAGCCTTCATTCTTAGATAAGGCCCTGAGCATATTCACATCGTTTAATAGGTTTGTGAAAGCCATCTCGAGGtga
- the LOC122004841 gene encoding uncharacterized protein LOC122004841 isoform X2: MVAAAVTAVASVSHHRHVCVCHVARPNLQPVPRHMSPVALARRSRVLISRAKFDKFDAVADGPPPTPESPTSEISAVAEGLELDEDSDLPSDLEGAIRQSSLASALFVSSGGMRAIVELLIPQMQFLDDEGAQAELWELSKIFLESFMEELGNQVKAIFPDAGAAALLKYQWKDAEFGFSSLGDRKPVDNEDEVVVMVVPDYQMLENVERIASLLSADPPRPLIMWNPRLVSEDVGVGINVRNLRRYFLSTFTPVYSMRPLPSGAVFRCYPGMWKVFYDDVNRPGRYLLAKEQPRRPDATDIEIIFGNLDEKSAEPSFLDKALSIFTSFNRFVKAISR; the protein is encoded by the exons ATGGTCGCGGCTGCCGTCACCGCCGTCGCTTCCGTATCCCACCACCGCCATGTATGCGTTTGCCACGTCGCTCGTCCCAACCTCCAACCTGTCCCTCGCCACATGTCTCCCGTCGCCCTCGCGCGCCGCTCGAGAGTCCTAATTTCTCGAGCCAAGTTCGATAAGTTTGACGCCGTCGCCGATGGTCCTCCGCCTACGCCGGAAAGCCCTACTTCGGAGATCTCTGCAGTAGCGGAAGGGTTGGAGTTAGATGAAGACAG TGACTTGCCTTCGGATTTGGAGGGTGCGATCAGGCAGTCAAGCCTAGCAAGTGCTTTGTTTGTATCATCAGGTGGAATGCGAGCTATT GTGGAACTTCTAATTCCTCAAATGCAATTTCTTGACGATGAAGGTGCTCAAGCTGAGTTATGGGAGCTTTCAAAGATCTTTTTGGAGTCATTTATGGAAGAATTAGGAAATCAG GTAAAAGCCATTTTTCCAGATGCTGGAGCAGCTGCTCTTCTGAAATATCAGTGGAAGGATGCTGAATTTGGTTTCTCCAG CTTAGGTGACCGGAAGCCTGTTGACAATGAGGATGAAGTTGTTGTCATGGTTGTTCCTGATTATCAGATGTTGGAAAATGTTGAAAGAATTGCGTCTCTTCTATCAGCAGACCCA CCAAGACCCCTTATCATGTGGAACCCCCGGCTTGTTAGCGAAGATGTTGGAGTTGGAATCAATGTTCGGAATCTACGTAGATATTTCTTAAG CACTTTCACTCCCGTTTACTCGATGAGGCCATTGCCTTCTGGAGCAGTCTTTAGGTGTTATCCTGG GATGTGGAAAGTGTTCTATGACGATGTAAATAGACCAGGCAGATATTTGCTGGCCAAAGAACAGCCCAGGCGTCCAGATGCAACAGATATTGAG ATTATATTTGGAAATCTGGATGAGAAGTCAGCAGAGCCTTCATTCTTAGATAAGGCCCTGAGCATATTCACATCGTTTAATAGGTTTGTGAAAGCCATCTCGAGGtga
- the LOC122007372 gene encoding WRKY transcription factor 72B-like, producing MTDVNGGSMVSRLQKEIHAHEVSIAALWHRAALILRNSFQVQRCAEDMTILITTYEGNHNHPLPVSATAMASANSAAACMLLSGSSSTAQLAITLTDQAYKLTTNLMTSSAYPPGLNFGISDISRQGPPCLPNYILSSITTNPTVTLDLTATHSRVNQFSLVSSNFATRPRHSPPSIFSFSSPKSNTVATPAWSSGYHSYGSQQSKEGSISSSNHSRLSQESFYQHYLQKTTNPKDPGDQHKLTDAIAKTTTEDPRFQFALTASVPSYVGANEAECLGFQNRGIMIHNSSTLIHTLQLWGEEIVIPRAT from the exons ATGACGGATGTCAATGGAGGAAGTATGGTCAGTAGATTGCaaaaggaaatccatgcccacgAGGTTTCTATCGCTGCACTGTGGCACCGGGCTGCACTG ATTCTACGTAATTCATTCCAGGTGCAAAGATGTGCAGAAGATATGACGATATTAATCACGACCTATGAAGGAAACCACAATCACCCTCTCCCAGTCTCGGCCACTGCCATGGCCTCCGCCAACTCAGCAGCAGCATGCATGCTGCTCTCAGGATCATCTTCCACTGCCCAACTTGCAATCACGTTAACAGATCAGGCCTATAAATTGACTACCAACCTCATGACTTCAAGTGCTTATCCCCCTGGTTTGAACTTTGGCATCTCAGATATATCAAGACAAGGACCGCCCTGCCTCCCAAACTATATACTCTCATCAATTACCACCAACCCAACTGTCACACTAGACCTAACTGCAACGCATTCTAGAGTAAACCAGTTCAGTTTGGTCTCTTCAAACTTTGCCACAAGGCCAAGACACTCACCACCATCAATCTTTAGCTTCTCTTCTCCAAAATCTAACACCGTAGCAACGCCAGCTTGGAGCAGTGGGTACCATAGTTATGGGTCTCAACAATCTAAGGAAGGTTCCATTTCGTCATCAAACCATAGTAGACTATCTCAAGAATCTTTCTACCAGCACTACTTGCAGAAGACCACCAACCCAAAGGATCCTGGCGACCAGCATAAGTTGACTGATGCAATTGCAAAGACCACAACAGAAGATCCTAGATTCCAGTTTGCGCTGACAGCTAGTGTTCCATCATATGTTGGAGCTAATGAAGCTGAATGTTTGGGTTTCCAAAATAGGGGGATCATGATCCACAACAGTTCGACTCTGATCCATACTTTACAACTATGGGGAGAGGAAATAGTTATTCCCAGAGCTACTTAG
- the LOC122007371 gene encoding probable WRKY transcription factor 45 has translation MADYNSDLLTAISSFLLDSPYNTTHSAFSENFTSTADVDGLFPVDMISDDYVASFDNVVDSSLVVVAKGSEETVVRVVNGHVSPSTNELINYRDVRVGCKIGFKIQWELENLDDGFKWRKYGKKRVKNNPNPRNYFHCSSEGCRVKKRVERDPEDPRFLLILYDGVHNHSNFNYRRCSK, from the exons ATGGCGGATTATAACTCGGATCTTCTCACTGCCatctcctccttcctcctcgACAGCCCTTATAACACTACTCACTCTGCTTTTTCTGAGAACTTCACCAGTACTGCCGATGTCGATGGCCTATTTCCGGTCGACATGATCTCCGACGATTACGTAGCCTCGTTTGACAACGTCGTCGACTCATCATTGGTGGTAGTCGCCAAAGGGAGCGAGGAAACAGTGGTCCGTGTCGTCAATGGCCATGTTTCTCCTTCTACTAATGAGTTAat AAACTACAGGGATGTGAGAGTTGGGTGCAAGATTGGATTCAAAATACAGTGGGAGTTGGAGAATTTGGACGACGGATTCAAGTGGAGAAAGTACGGGAAAAAGAGAGTGAAAAACAATCCAAATCCAAGGAATTATTTCCATTGCTCGAGCGAGGGCTGTAGAGTGAAGAAGAGAGTGGAGCGAGATCCAGAAGACCCACGATTTCTCTTGATTCTCTACGACGGAGTGCACAACCACTCAAATTTCAATTATCGTCGCTGCTCCAAGTag
- the LOC122004841 gene encoding uncharacterized protein LOC122004841 isoform X3 has protein sequence MRFEKNYYFFRMKPNFESSDLPSDLEGAIRQSSLASALFVSSGGMRAIVELLIPQMQFLDDEGAQAELWELSKIFLESFMEELGNQKVKAIFPDAGAAALLKYQWKDAEFGFSSLGDRKPVDNEDEVVVMVVPDYQMLENVERIASLLSADPPRPLIMWNPRLVSEDVGVGINVRNLRRYFLSTFTPVYSMRPLPSGAVFRCYPGMWKVFYDDVNRPGRYLLAKEQPRRPDATDIEIIFGNLDEKSAEPSFLDKALSIFTSFNRFVKAISR, from the exons ATGAGATTTGAGAAAAATTATTACTTCTTTCGCATGAAGCCCAATTTTGAATCAAG TGACTTGCCTTCGGATTTGGAGGGTGCGATCAGGCAGTCAAGCCTAGCAAGTGCTTTGTTTGTATCATCAGGTGGAATGCGAGCTATT GTGGAACTTCTAATTCCTCAAATGCAATTTCTTGACGATGAAGGTGCTCAAGCTGAGTTATGGGAGCTTTCAAAGATCTTTTTGGAGTCATTTATGGAAGAATTAGGAAATCAG AAGGTAAAAGCCATTTTTCCAGATGCTGGAGCAGCTGCTCTTCTGAAATATCAGTGGAAGGATGCTGAATTTGGTTTCTCCAG CTTAGGTGACCGGAAGCCTGTTGACAATGAGGATGAAGTTGTTGTCATGGTTGTTCCTGATTATCAGATGTTGGAAAATGTTGAAAGAATTGCGTCTCTTCTATCAGCAGACCCA CCAAGACCCCTTATCATGTGGAACCCCCGGCTTGTTAGCGAAGATGTTGGAGTTGGAATCAATGTTCGGAATCTACGTAGATATTTCTTAAG CACTTTCACTCCCGTTTACTCGATGAGGCCATTGCCTTCTGGAGCAGTCTTTAGGTGTTATCCTGG GATGTGGAAAGTGTTCTATGACGATGTAAATAGACCAGGCAGATATTTGCTGGCCAAAGAACAGCCCAGGCGTCCAGATGCAACAGATATTGAG ATTATATTTGGAAATCTGGATGAGAAGTCAGCAGAGCCTTCATTCTTAGATAAGGCCCTGAGCATATTCACATCGTTTAATAGGTTTGTGAAAGCCATCTCGAGGtga